The Streptomyces laurentii genome contains a region encoding:
- a CDS encoding transcriptional regulator, padR family (Predicted transcriptional regulators [Transcription];~Transcriptional regulator PadR-like family; pfam03551;~Transcriptional regulator, PadR family [Streptomyces venezuelae ATCC10712];~identified by MetaGeneAnnotator; putative) has product MSRRSGILEFAVLGLLREAPMHGYELRKRLNTSLGIFRAFSYGTLYPCLKTLVANGWLIEEPGSAPEDAVAASLAGRRAKIVYRLTADGKERFEELLSHTGPDSWEDEHFAARFAFFGQTEREVRMRVLEGRRSRLEERLEKMRGSLNRTRERLDDYTLELQRHGMESVEREVRWLNELIESERAGRDQRSGPEDAAQRHENSGDTGGLPRHGGKTRPDPSDDTAK; this is encoded by the coding sequence GTGAGCAGGCGTTCAGGAATCCTCGAGTTCGCCGTTCTCGGTCTGCTCCGTGAGGCTCCGATGCACGGGTACGAGCTGCGCAAGCGGCTCAACACCTCGCTGGGGATCTTCCGGGCGTTCAGCTACGGGACCCTCTATCCCTGCCTCAAGACGCTGGTCGCCAACGGCTGGTTGATCGAGGAACCGGGCAGCGCACCCGAGGACGCCGTGGCGGCCTCGCTCGCAGGACGCCGCGCCAAGATCGTCTACCGGCTGACGGCCGACGGTAAGGAACGCTTCGAGGAGCTTCTTTCCCACACCGGTCCGGACTCCTGGGAAGACGAACACTTCGCCGCTCGCTTCGCCTTCTTCGGGCAGACCGAGCGCGAGGTGCGGATGCGGGTGCTGGAAGGCCGGCGCAGCCGGCTGGAGGAGCGCCTGGAGAAGATGCGCGGTTCCTTGAACCGGACGCGCGAGCGCCTCGACGACTACACGCTGGAGCTCCAGCGCCACGGAATGGAGTCCGTGGAGCGCGAAGTGCGCTGGCTGAACGAGCTCATCGAAAGCGAGCGGGCGGGACGGGATCAGCGATCCGGCCCCGAGGACGCCGCTCAGCGACACGAAAACTCTGGAGACACGGGCGGTCTGCCCCGGCACGGGGGCAAGACCCGGCCGGATCCGTCCGACGACACCGCCAAGTGA
- a CDS encoding major facilitator superfamily transporter (H+ Antiporter protein; TIGR00900;~KEGG: scb:SCAB_46001 major facilitator transporter;~identified by MetaGeneAnnotator; putative;~major facilitator superfamily transporter [Streptomyces violaceusniger Tu4113]), translated as MSVVRDLRVLLRLRDFRRLLTVRLLSQCADGVYQVALATYVVFSPEKETSPAAIASAMAVLLLPYSFVGPFAGVLLDRWRRRQVFLYGNLLRALLACGTALLMLSSAPDALFYASALAVTAVNRFVLAGLSAALPRVVDDERLVVANSLSPTAGTLAATLGGGLAFVVRLIAHDSDAAVVLLGAALYLASALASLRMSRELLGPDPEQIQPRIGAALTSTARGLVSGLRHLSRRRPAARALAAVTLMRFCYGALFVTVLMLSRYAWGTTEAQGLAVLGLAVATSGAGFFAAAVLSPWAVGRLGPFGWIMFCAGTAAVLTPALGLTFAKGPFLVAAFVLGLTTQGVKIATDTVVQTSVDDAYRGRVFSLYDVLFNVAFVGAAGVAALMLPPNGRSPALVVMVSALYAVIPPALWWRRSVT; from the coding sequence ATGTCCGTCGTGCGTGATCTGCGCGTCCTCCTCCGCCTGCGCGACTTCCGCCGTCTGCTGACCGTGCGGCTGCTCTCTCAGTGCGCCGACGGCGTCTACCAGGTCGCCCTGGCCACGTACGTCGTCTTCTCCCCCGAGAAGGAGACCAGCCCCGCCGCCATCGCCTCCGCCATGGCGGTCCTGCTGCTGCCGTACTCCTTCGTCGGGCCGTTCGCCGGGGTCCTGCTCGACCGCTGGCGGCGCCGCCAGGTCTTCCTCTACGGCAACCTGCTCCGCGCCCTCCTGGCCTGTGGGACCGCGCTCCTCATGCTGTCCTCCGCGCCCGACGCGCTCTTCTACGCCTCCGCCCTCGCCGTCACGGCCGTCAACCGCTTCGTCCTGGCGGGGCTCTCCGCCGCGCTCCCGCGCGTGGTGGACGACGAACGCCTCGTCGTCGCGAACTCGCTGTCGCCGACCGCCGGCACCCTCGCGGCGACGCTCGGCGGAGGGCTCGCCTTCGTCGTCCGGCTGATCGCCCACGACTCCGACGCCGCCGTCGTCCTGCTGGGCGCCGCGCTCTACCTCGCCTCCGCCCTCGCCTCGCTCCGGATGTCCCGCGAACTCCTCGGCCCCGATCCGGAGCAGATCCAGCCCCGGATCGGGGCGGCGCTCACCTCCACCGCGCGGGGGCTGGTGAGCGGGCTGCGGCATCTGTCCCGGCGGCGCCCCGCCGCCCGCGCGCTCGCCGCGGTCACCCTGATGCGGTTCTGCTACGGCGCGCTGTTCGTGACGGTGCTCATGCTCAGCCGGTACGCGTGGGGCACCACCGAGGCGCAGGGGCTCGCGGTGCTCGGGCTCGCCGTCGCCACGTCCGGGGCCGGGTTCTTCGCCGCGGCGGTGCTCTCGCCCTGGGCGGTCGGGCGGCTCGGCCCGTTCGGCTGGATCATGTTCTGCGCGGGGACCGCTGCTGTGCTCACTCCCGCCCTGGGCCTGACCTTCGCCAAGGGACCGTTCCTGGTGGCCGCCTTCGTCCTCGGCCTGACCACCCAGGGCGTGAAGATCGCGACGGACACCGTCGTCCAGACCTCTGTGGACGACGCCTATCGCGGACGGGTCTTCTCCCTCTACGACGTGCTCTTCAACGTCGCCTTCGTCGGCGCGGCCGGAGTCGCGGCCCTGATGCTGCCGCCGAACGGACGCTCCCCTGCCCT
- a CDS encoding myo-inositol-1-phosphate synthase (Myo-inositol-1-phosphate synthase; cl00554;~identified by MetaGeneAnnotator; putative;~myo-inositol-1-phosphate synthase [Amycolatopsis mediterranei U32]), translated as MGSVRVAIVGVGNCATSLVQGVEYYKDADPASKVPGLMHVQFGDYHVGDVEFVAAFDVDAKKVGLDLADAMGASENNTIKICDVPATGVTVQRGHTLDGLGKYYRQTIEESTEAPVDVVQILKDRQVDVLVCYLPVGSEDAAKFYAQCAIDAKVAFVNALPVFIAGTKEWADKFTEAGVPIVGDDIKSQVGATITHRVMAKLFEDRGVRLERTMQLNVGGNMDFKNMLERERLESKKISKTQAVTSQIPDRDLGEKNVHIGPSDYVAWLDDRKWAYVRLEGRAFGDVPLNLEYKLEVWDSPNSAGVIIDALRAAKIAKDRGIGGPILSASSYFMKSPPVQYFDDEALANVEKFIKGEVER; from the coding sequence ATGGGTTCGGTTCGCGTAGCCATTGTCGGCGTGGGCAACTGCGCCACCTCGCTGGTCCAGGGCGTCGAGTACTACAAGGACGCCGACCCGGCGTCCAAGGTCCCCGGTCTGATGCACGTCCAGTTCGGCGACTACCACGTCGGTGACGTGGAGTTCGTCGCCGCGTTCGACGTGGACGCGAAGAAGGTCGGTCTCGACCTGGCGGACGCCATGGGCGCCAGCGAGAACAACACCATCAAGATCTGCGACGTCCCGGCCACGGGCGTCACGGTCCAGCGCGGTCACACCCTCGACGGTCTCGGCAAGTACTACCGCCAGACCATCGAGGAGTCGACCGAGGCCCCGGTCGACGTCGTCCAGATCCTCAAGGACCGCCAGGTCGACGTGCTCGTCTGCTACCTGCCCGTCGGCTCCGAGGACGCGGCGAAGTTCTACGCCCAGTGCGCCATCGACGCCAAGGTCGCCTTCGTCAACGCCCTCCCGGTCTTCATCGCCGGCACCAAGGAGTGGGCGGACAAGTTCACCGAGGCCGGTGTCCCGATCGTCGGTGACGACATCAAGTCGCAGGTCGGCGCCACCATCACGCACCGCGTCATGGCGAAGCTGTTCGAGGACCGCGGTGTCCGTCTCGAGCGCACCATGCAGCTGAACGTCGGCGGCAACATGGACTTCAAGAACATGCTCGAGCGCGAGCGCCTGGAGTCCAAGAAGATCTCCAAGACGCAGGCCGTCACCTCCCAGATCCCCGACCGGGACCTCGGTGAGAAGAACGTCCACATCGGCCCGTCGGACTACGTGGCCTGGCTGGACGACCGCAAGTGGGCCTACGTCCGCCTCGAGGGCCGCGCCTTCGGCGACGTCCCGCTGAACCTGGAGTACAAGCTCGAGGTCTGGGACTCCCCGAACTCCGCGGGTGTCATCATCGACGCCCTGCGCGCCGCGAAGATCGCCAAGGACCGCGGCATCGGCGGCCCGATCCTCTCCGCGTCGAGCTACTTCATGAAGTCCCCGCCGGTCCAGTACTTCGACGACGAGGCCCTGGCCAACGTCGAGAAGTTCATCAAGGGCGAGGTCGAGCGCTGA
- a CDS encoding penicillin-binding protein (Membrane carboxypeptidase (penicillin-binding protein) [Cell envelope biogenesis, outer membrane]; COG0744;~Penicillin binding protein transpeptidase domain; cl01009;~Transglycosylase; cl07896;~identified by MetaGeneAnnotator; putative;~penicillin-binding protein [Streptomyces pristinaespiralis ATCC25486]), with protein MSEHRRKMPPQPPTGGRAAARRAAQQPMGRRPAPDHDSAAGSPSASYDPPSTHGGEERPYGGRAEARRAAQRGGRRRVPESGGAGGGRRGGGGGGRGGGPGRGAGGRGAGGGRPPGKKRMIDYPRHDKYGWKRWMPSWKLTTGLFLGFFGSLLGAGALAYAWVDIPNEALSAKQQNNVFYWDDGTQMAATGGDVNRQILEYSQIPRAMQNAVVSAENKTFWDDSGIDPMGIARAVWNMAKGGNKQGGSTITQQYVKNNRLDDQSQTVSRKVKELFISMRVGNDLGKADIMAGYLNTSYYGRGAYGIQAAARTYFGKDATDLTPSECAFLASLLKGATYYDPAGAPEIDPTATAEANTERAKKRWKWILDEMTTDKWLTPEERAKYTEFPKVKPRTQGAQLGGQIGYLVRTAEANFLNNNDRNITAQQFAKGGFEVHTTFKKKNVKALEDAVNSINKEYINPKKRPTTDTHVQFGGSSVDVKTGAIVALYGGKNATEHFTNNADQTGAQVGSTFKPFVLAAAMRDGVRNPKLGRVQGPADRRIVDPDKSRYNGQNKLKIKNYDGSIWLDEKDNDWLQVNDDDASYGNISLREAMEHSANSPYVQLGMDVGIDKVRQAAMDAGLLESSLVKADVPSFSLGISSPSAIRMAGAYATFGNNGERNDVFSVTEVRQRGEVIYKHKSAPKRAFSTAVASNVTDVLKDVVKKGTGRKAALADREAAGKTGTTDGNNSAWFVGYTPELSTAVDMYRFNDDDNVKDRKFESMYGTGAQPKIHGNSFPSRIWHDYMTAVLKGKPATSFPAPEELDGETVYGGGAVSPTPTPTPTPSKEPTEEPSTEPTTKEPTKSPKPDKTCNVWDWPCDPNGGNGGGANGGGANGGGANGGNDNGGPGGGLPTTTPPTEPTGPPTSDSNGGGNGRPGGNTSWGGLGG; from the coding sequence ATGAGCGAGCACCGTCGCAAAATGCCGCCACAGCCGCCGACCGGCGGCCGCGCTGCGGCCCGGCGCGCCGCCCAGCAGCCCATGGGCCGCAGGCCGGCCCCTGACCACGATTCCGCTGCGGGGTCCCCTTCGGCCTCGTATGATCCGCCCTCCACACATGGAGGAGAGGAGCGCCCCTACGGAGGGCGCGCCGAGGCCCGGCGGGCCGCCCAGCGGGGCGGGCGCAGGCGCGTACCCGAGAGCGGAGGCGCCGGCGGGGGGCGCCGCGGCGGTGGCGGTGGCGGCCGCGGCGGTGGTCCCGGACGCGGCGCGGGCGGACGCGGCGCGGGCGGCGGCCGTCCGCCCGGCAAGAAGCGGATGATCGACTACCCGCGTCACGACAAGTACGGCTGGAAGCGCTGGATGCCGTCGTGGAAGCTCACGACGGGCCTGTTCCTGGGGTTCTTCGGCAGCCTGCTGGGCGCGGGCGCGCTCGCGTACGCCTGGGTGGACATCCCCAACGAGGCCCTCAGCGCCAAGCAGCAGAACAACGTCTTCTACTGGGACGACGGCACACAGATGGCCGCGACCGGTGGTGACGTCAACCGGCAGATCCTCGAGTACTCGCAGATCCCGCGGGCCATGCAGAACGCGGTGGTCTCCGCCGAGAACAAGACCTTCTGGGACGACTCCGGCATCGACCCGATGGGCATCGCCCGCGCCGTGTGGAACATGGCCAAGGGCGGGAACAAGCAGGGCGGCTCCACCATCACGCAGCAGTACGTGAAGAACAACCGTCTGGACGACCAGTCGCAGACGGTGAGCCGCAAGGTGAAGGAACTCTTCATCTCGATGCGGGTGGGCAACGACCTGGGCAAGGCCGACATCATGGCGGGGTACCTCAACACCTCGTACTACGGCCGTGGTGCCTACGGCATCCAGGCCGCGGCCCGCACGTACTTCGGCAAGGACGCCACGGACCTCACCCCGAGCGAGTGCGCCTTCCTCGCGTCGCTGCTCAAGGGCGCCACGTACTACGACCCGGCCGGTGCTCCCGAGATCGACCCGACGGCCACGGCGGAGGCGAACACCGAGCGGGCCAAGAAGCGCTGGAAGTGGATCCTCGACGAGATGACCACGGACAAGTGGCTGACTCCCGAGGAGCGCGCGAAGTACACGGAGTTCCCCAAGGTGAAGCCGCGCACCCAGGGTGCGCAGCTCGGCGGCCAGATCGGCTACCTGGTGCGGACGGCCGAGGCGAACTTCCTCAACAACAACGACCGGAACATCACGGCGCAGCAGTTCGCCAAGGGCGGCTTCGAGGTCCACACGACCTTCAAGAAGAAGAACGTCAAGGCCCTTGAAGATGCGGTCAACAGCATCAACAAGGAGTACATCAACCCGAAGAAGCGCCCGACGACCGACACCCACGTCCAGTTCGGTGGCTCGTCGGTGGACGTGAAGACGGGCGCGATCGTGGCGCTGTACGGCGGCAAGAACGCCACCGAGCACTTCACCAACAACGCCGACCAGACCGGTGCCCAGGTCGGTTCGACCTTCAAGCCCTTCGTGCTGGCCGCCGCGATGCGCGACGGTGTGCGTAACCCCAAGCTCGGCAGGGTGCAGGGTCCCGCGGACCGCAGGATCGTCGACCCGGACAAGAGCCGCTACAACGGCCAGAACAAGCTGAAGATCAAGAACTACGACGGGTCGATCTGGCTCGACGAGAAGGACAACGACTGGCTCCAGGTCAACGACGACGACGCGAGTTACGGCAACATCAGCCTGCGTGAGGCGATGGAGCACTCCGCCAACTCGCCCTACGTGCAGCTCGGCATGGACGTCGGCATCGACAAGGTCCGCCAGGCCGCCATGGACGCGGGTCTGCTGGAGTCGTCGCTGGTGAAGGCCGACGTGCCGTCGTTCTCCCTCGGTATCTCCTCCCCGAGCGCGATCCGGATGGCCGGCGCGTACGCCACCTTCGGCAACAACGGCGAGCGCAACGACGTCTTCTCGGTGACCGAGGTCCGCCAGCGCGGCGAGGTCATCTACAAGCACAAGTCGGCGCCCAAGCGCGCGTTCTCGACCGCGGTCGCGAGCAACGTCACTGATGTCCTGAAGGACGTCGTCAAGAAGGGCACCGGCCGGAAGGCCGCCCTCGCCGACCGTGAGGCGGCCGGCAAGACGGGTACGACCGACGGCAACAACTCGGCCTGGTTCGTGGGCTACACCCCCGAGCTGTCGACCGCCGTCGACATGTACCGCTTCAACGACGACGACAACGTCAAGGACCGTAAGTTCGAGTCCATGTACGGTACGGGCGCCCAGCCGAAGATCCACGGTAATTCGTTCCCCTCCCGCATCTGGCACGACTACATGACCGCGGTGCTGAAGGGGAAGCCGGCGACGAGCTTCCCGGCCCCCGAGGAGCTCGACGGCGAGACGGTCTACGGCGGCGGCGCCGTCAGCCCGACCCCGACGCCGACCCCGACGCCGTCGAAGGAGCCCACCGAGGAGCCGTCGACGGAGCCGACCACCAAGGAGCCGACCAAGTCGCCGAAGCCCGACAAGACCTGCAACGTCTGGGATTGGCCGTGTGACCCGAACGGCGGCAACGGCGGCGGCGCGAACGGCGGCGGCGCGAACGGCGGCGGCGCGAACGGCGGGAACGACAACGGCGGACCCGGTGGCGGACTGCCCACCACGACGCCGCCGACCGAGCCCACCGGCCCGCCGACCTCCGATTCCAACGGTGGCGGTAACGGCCGGCCGGGTGGCAACACCAGCTGGGGCGGCCTCGGCGGCTGA